One Paraburkholderia dioscoreae DNA segment encodes these proteins:
- a CDS encoding FAD binding domain-containing protein, translating to MYSFEYQRATDPKAAAALLTTDSDAKFLAGGQSLLPTMRLRLAQPSQLIDVTRIPALKSITVDGKTVTIGAAVCHADVADHAELRRVSPALADLAAHIGDRQVRALGTIGGSLANNDPAACYPAAAMALDATIVTDRRRITSSDFFVGMYETALAPDELIVAVEFPVPERAAYEKFRNPASHFALVGVFVAKFASGVRVAVTGAAASVFRVPELESALSANFTPEAARAVTVSAADLNTDMHASAEYRAHLIPVLAARAVTKANA from the coding sequence ATGTATTCATTCGAGTATCAACGCGCGACGGATCCCAAAGCGGCCGCCGCCCTTCTCACCACCGACAGCGACGCGAAGTTTCTGGCGGGCGGCCAAAGCCTGCTGCCCACCATGCGGCTGCGTCTCGCGCAGCCGTCGCAACTGATCGACGTAACGCGCATTCCCGCGCTCAAGTCGATCACCGTCGACGGAAAAACGGTGACGATTGGCGCCGCCGTGTGTCATGCGGACGTCGCGGATCACGCGGAACTGCGGCGCGTATCGCCAGCGCTCGCGGATCTCGCCGCGCATATCGGCGATCGCCAGGTGCGCGCGCTCGGCACGATCGGCGGCTCGCTTGCCAACAACGACCCGGCCGCCTGTTATCCGGCCGCGGCGATGGCGCTGGACGCGACTATCGTGACCGACCGGCGGCGCATTACGTCGAGCGACTTCTTCGTCGGCATGTATGAGACGGCGTTGGCGCCCGACGAGTTGATCGTCGCCGTGGAGTTTCCGGTGCCCGAGCGCGCGGCGTACGAGAAATTCCGCAATCCCGCTTCGCACTTCGCGTTGGTCGGCGTGTTCGTCGCGAAGTTTGCGAGTGGCGTGCGCGTCGCGGTGACGGGCGCGGCGGCGTCGGTGTTTCGTGTGCCGGAACTGGAAAGCGCGTTGTCGGCGAACTTCACGCCCGAAGCCGCACGCGCGGTGACGGTGTCGGCCGCCGACCTGAACACCGACATGCACGCGAGCGCCGAATATCGCGCGCATCTGATTCCGGTACTGGCCGCGCGCGCGGTGACGAAGGCGAACGCTTAG
- a CDS encoding xanthine dehydrogenase family protein molybdopterin-binding subunit, with product MNAPETHLIGASVERKEDYRFLTGNGQYTDDIVLPQQTYAVFLRSPYAHAKINSIDTAAAKQSPGVVAIFTGTDMAADNVGGLPCGWLIHSTDGKPMNEPPHPVIAHTKVRHVGDQVALVIADSIKAAKDAAELIEVDYDVLPAVVDTAHAADAGQPAVHDEVPDNICYNWGHGDKAATDAAFAKAAHVTTLDIVNNRLIPNAIEPRAVNASYSVQDDSYTLYVANQNPHVERLLMAAFVLSLPESKLRVIAPDVGGGFGSKIFLYAEDVALTWASKKIRRPVKWTAERSEAFVSDAHGRDHVTKAELAMDADGKFLGMRIHTTANMGAYLSTFASSVPTILYATLLAGQYATPAIYAEVKAVFTNTVPVDAYRGAGRPEATYVVERLVETAAREMKLDPAEIRRRNFIHEFPYATPVGLTYDTGDYDTLLARSLELADVKGFAARKQESEKNGKLRGLGYSCYIEACGLAPSNIAGALGARAGLFEVGQIRVHPTGSVTVFTGSHSHGQGHETTFAQVVADRLGISLESVEIVHGDTGRIPFGMGTYGSRSIAVGGSAIMKALDKIETKAKKIAAHLLEAAAEDIEFKDGVFRVAGTDRTKAFAEISLAAYVPHNYPLDVLEPGLEESAFYDPTNFTYPSGAYICEIEVDPETGVCRIQQFTAVDDFGNVINPMIVEGQVHGGLAQGIGQAMLERCVYDNESGQLLSGSYMDYAMPHASDLPDFTVETAKGTPCTHNPLGVKGCGEAGAIGSPPAVINAILDALVPLGVTDLQMPATPHRVWSAIHAAKQAH from the coding sequence ATGAACGCACCCGAAACTCACCTGATCGGCGCCTCCGTCGAACGTAAGGAAGACTATCGGTTCCTGACCGGCAATGGCCAGTACACCGACGACATCGTCCTGCCCCAGCAAACCTACGCGGTATTTCTGCGCTCGCCGTACGCGCACGCGAAGATCAACAGCATCGACACTGCCGCGGCCAAGCAGTCGCCCGGCGTAGTGGCGATCTTCACCGGCACGGACATGGCCGCTGACAACGTCGGCGGCCTGCCGTGCGGCTGGCTGATCCACAGCACGGACGGTAAGCCGATGAACGAGCCGCCGCATCCGGTCATCGCGCATACGAAAGTGCGTCACGTCGGCGACCAGGTCGCGCTCGTGATCGCCGATTCGATCAAGGCCGCCAAAGACGCCGCCGAATTGATCGAAGTCGACTACGACGTGCTGCCGGCCGTCGTGGACACCGCGCATGCAGCCGACGCCGGCCAGCCCGCCGTGCACGACGAAGTGCCCGACAACATCTGCTACAACTGGGGCCACGGCGACAAAGCCGCCACCGACGCCGCCTTCGCCAAAGCCGCGCACGTCACCACGCTCGACATCGTCAACAACCGGCTGATTCCGAATGCGATCGAACCGCGCGCGGTCAACGCGAGCTATTCGGTGCAGGACGACAGCTACACGCTCTACGTCGCGAACCAGAATCCGCATGTGGAGCGCCTGCTGATGGCGGCATTCGTGCTGTCGCTGCCAGAATCGAAACTGCGCGTGATCGCGCCGGACGTCGGCGGCGGCTTCGGATCGAAGATTTTCCTGTACGCCGAAGACGTCGCGCTGACCTGGGCGTCGAAGAAAATCCGCCGTCCGGTCAAGTGGACGGCCGAGCGCTCGGAAGCGTTCGTCTCGGACGCGCATGGCCGCGATCACGTGACCAAGGCCGAACTGGCCATGGACGCGGACGGCAAATTCCTCGGCATGCGCATCCACACGACCGCCAACATGGGCGCGTATCTGTCCACGTTCGCGTCGAGCGTGCCGACCATTCTGTATGCCACGCTGCTCGCCGGCCAGTACGCCACGCCCGCGATCTACGCGGAAGTGAAAGCGGTCTTCACCAACACCGTTCCCGTCGATGCCTATCGCGGCGCGGGCCGCCCCGAAGCGACGTACGTGGTGGAGCGGCTGGTGGAAACCGCCGCGCGTGAGATGAAGCTCGACCCGGCAGAGATTCGCCGCCGCAATTTCATCCACGAGTTTCCGTACGCGACGCCGGTCGGCCTCACCTACGACACCGGCGATTACGATACCCTCCTCGCCCGCTCGCTCGAACTCGCGGACGTCAAAGGCTTCGCGGCGCGCAAACAGGAATCCGAAAAGAACGGCAAACTGCGCGGCCTTGGCTATTCGTGCTACATCGAAGCCTGCGGTCTCGCACCTTCGAATATCGCGGGCGCGCTGGGCGCGCGGGCCGGCCTGTTCGAAGTCGGTCAGATTCGCGTGCATCCCACCGGCTCGGTCACCGTGTTCACGGGCTCGCATAGTCACGGCCAGGGACACGAAACGACCTTTGCGCAAGTGGTGGCCGACCGGCTCGGCATCTCACTGGAAAGCGTCGAGATCGTCCACGGCGACACCGGCCGCATTCCATTCGGCATGGGCACGTATGGCTCGCGCTCGATCGCGGTCGGCGGCTCGGCGATCATGAAAGCGCTCGACAAGATCGAAACCAAGGCGAAGAAGATCGCCGCCCACCTGCTCGAAGCCGCGGCGGAAGACATCGAGTTCAAGGACGGCGTATTCCGCGTCGCGGGCACCGATCGCACCAAGGCGTTTGCCGAGATTTCGCTCGCTGCATACGTGCCGCACAACTATCCGCTCGACGTGCTCGAACCCGGCCTCGAAGAAAGCGCGTTCTACGATCCGACCAACTTCACCTATCCTTCCGGCGCGTACATCTGCGAGATCGAAGTCGATCCGGAAACGGGCGTGTGCCGGATCCAGCAGTTCACCGCGGTCGACGATTTCGGCAACGTGATCAATCCGATGATCGTCGAAGGCCAGGTGCATGGCGGGCTCGCTCAGGGCATCGGCCAGGCGATGCTGGAGCGCTGCGTGTACGACAACGAGAGCGGCCAGTTGCTGTCCGGCTCGTATATGGATTACGCGATGCCGCATGCGTCCGACTTGCCGGACTTCACCGTCGAAACCGCGAAGGGCACGCCGTGCACGCACAATCCGCTCGGTGTGAAAGGCTGCGGCGAAGCGGGCGCGATCGGCTCGCCGCCGGCGGTGATCAACGCGATCCTCGACGCGCTCGTGCCGCTCGGCGTGACCGACCTGCAAATGCCGGCGACGCCGCATCGCGTGTGGTCCGCGATCCACGCCGCCAAGCAAGCCCATTGA
- a CDS encoding (2Fe-2S)-binding protein — protein sequence MAISISLTVNGAPISASIDPGTLLVQFLRDQLRLTGTHIGCDTAQCGACTVHLNGRAIKSCNILAVQADGAKITTIEGLAKDGTLHPMQAAFKHCHGLQCGFCTPGMVMSAVSLVQRQPDLTGDDVRAQLDGNLCRCTGYHNIVKAVLEGAESMKSAAANAADNATAQATAPATA from the coding sequence ATGGCGATCAGCATCAGTCTGACGGTGAACGGCGCGCCCATCAGCGCCTCAATCGATCCTGGCACCCTGCTAGTCCAGTTCCTTCGGGATCAGTTGCGTCTCACCGGCACACACATCGGCTGCGATACGGCCCAATGCGGCGCGTGCACGGTCCATCTGAACGGACGCGCGATCAAATCCTGCAACATCCTCGCGGTGCAGGCGGACGGCGCGAAAATCACCACCATCGAAGGGCTCGCCAAAGACGGCACACTGCATCCCATGCAGGCAGCCTTCAAACATTGCCACGGCCTGCAATGCGGCTTCTGTACGCCCGGCATGGTGATGAGCGCGGTCTCGCTCGTCCAGCGCCAGCCGGATCTCACCGGCGATGACGTACGCGCCCAGCTCGACGGCAATCTGTGCCGCTGTACGGGCTATCACAACATCGTCAAAGCAGTGCTCGAAGGCGCCGAAAGCATGAAGTCCGCCGCCGCCAACGCCGCCGACAATGCCACCGCGCAGGCCACCGCACCGGCCACCGCCTGA